One region of Drosophila kikkawai strain 14028-0561.14 chromosome 2R, DkikHiC1v2, whole genome shotgun sequence genomic DNA includes:
- the Paip1 gene encoding polyadenylate-binding protein-interacting protein 1 isoform X4: MSATLAAELASATLGISVELQRELFAESNAATAMSCRAPFQPDDQYEQLRRPNASGGSVSVAGVMPAGAGLPLDQQAHLFNDYGAAAAVAAQGYAQAQDYAAGPAVAGYQHQVQAQGLPDQFKLSASASIFVPRGAGPPPQQQQQHQPRHQQYQGQGGGAAPYAQQQRYMNGYKHHHQQQQHHQHQQHYNHHHNQHQQKFNNDMQKLSNSVQNRLHLNNQQQGSGNYYQQQQQQNHHHHQQHSHQQQQYFQNQQQQQQQPSTSSAAASSSSSNSSQPDMATIALEYLDTVIHCLNQNPGQFDTIASRFLTIFDGMENNQFVLSIAMEDIFEKSIEQPNFRYMGAKLYNLLHMLNPKPDSLFHTLLKCKLDYHQEEVTKYMRSNEQQKVRETALFLAELYMQLRGEDDSRLQLIAVNIVYSLGKLLLSESNDNVRCLCQTLKLAGYDLTADCPKDMQEIITALQAIELKSPGKYAMAASVIALQQNNWGRKVSNALGGDEDTVAEPPRLSDEPVFYGPDGRELTAEETDFLAAEDDTGSDGEDFDGDGGELDLDAEMDEETERAYKEFCKQGKQKT; encoded by the exons ATGTCCGCGACCCTGGCGGCGGAGCTGGCGTCGGCGACGCTCGGCATCAGCGTGGAGCTGCAGCGAGAAT TGTTCGCCGAATCCAACGCCGCCACCGCAATGTCATGCCGCGCCCCCTTCCAGCCCGACGACCAGTATGAGCAGCTGCGCCGACCCAACGCTAGCGGCGGATCCGTGTCCGTGGCCGGTGTTATGCCGGCCGGAGCCGGTTTACCGCTAGATCAGCAGGCCCATCTATTCAACGATTACGGAGCCGCTGCAGCCGTCGCCGCCCAGGGCTATGCCCAGGCCCAGGACTACGCCGCTGGCCCGGCTGTAGCCGGCTATCAGCACCAGGTGCAGGCCCAAGGCCTTCCCGATCAGTTCAAGTTGTCGGCCTCGGCCTCTATTTTTGTGCCCCGAGGAGCTGGtccgccgccgcagcagcagcagcagcaccagccgCGCCATCAGCAATACCAGGGACAGGGCGGAGGAGCAGCCCCCTATGCACAGCAGCAGCGCTATATGAACGGCTATaagcatcatcatcagcagcagcagcaccaccagcatcagcagcactACAACCATCACCACAATCAGCATCAGCAGAAGTTCAACAACGACATGCAGAAGCTATCGAATTCCGTGCAGAACCGCCTGCACCTCAACAACCAGCAGCAGGGCTCGGGCAACTactaccagcagcagcagcagcag aatcaccaccaccaccagcagcacagccaccagcagcagcagtattTCCAgaaccaacagcagcagcaacagcagccatcCACTTCGTCCGCAGCGGCCTCCTCGTCGTCCTCGAACTCATCGCAGCCAGACATGGCCACAATTGCATTGGAGTATCTCGATACAGTCATACATTGCCTTAACCAG AATCCGGGCCAATTTGATACCATTGCTTCACGCTTCCTGACCATTTTCGACGGCATGGAGAACAACCAGTTCGTCCTCTCCATTGCCATGGAGGACATCTTTGAGAAGTCCATTGAGCAACCGAACTTCCGTTACATGGGCGCCAAGCTGTACAACCTGCTGCACATGCTCAACCCGAAACCGGACTCTCTGTTCCACACGTTGCTGAAGTGCAAGCTGGACTACCACCAGGAGGAGGTCACCAAGTACATGCGCTCCAATGAGCAGCAGAAGGTGCGCGAGACGGCCCTCTTCCTCGCCGAACTGTATATGCAGTTGCGCGGGGAGGACGACTCCCGTCTCCAGTTGATTGCGGTGAACATTGTCTACTCGCTGGGCAAGCTACTGCTGAGCGAGAGCAACGACAACGTTCGCTGCCTGTGCCAGACCCTCAAGCTGGCTGGCTACGATCTAACGGCCGACTGCCCGAAGGACATGCAGGAGATTATCACAGCTTTGCAGGCCATTGAGCTCAAGTCCCCGGGCAAATACGCCATGGCAGCCAGCGTGATTGCCTTGCAGCAGAACAACTGGGGCAGGAAGGTGTCCAATGCCTTGGGCGGCGACGAAGATACCGTGGCGGAGCCGCCGCGCCTCAGCGATGAGCCAGTGTTCTATGGGCCCGATGGCCGTGAACTGACCGCCGAGGAGACCGACTTTCTGGCCGCCGAAGATGATACCGGCAGCGATGGCGAGGATTTCGATGGAGATGGCGGCGAACTGGACCTGGATGCGGAGATGGACGAGGAGACAGAGCGCGCCTACAAGGAGTTCTGCAAGCAGGGCAAGCAGAAGACCTAG
- the Paip1 gene encoding polyadenylate-binding protein-interacting protein 1 isoform X3 → MSATLAAELASATLGISVELQRELFAESNAATAMSCRAPFQPDDQYEQLRRPNASGGSVSVAGVMPAGAGLPLDQQAHLFNDYGAAAAVAAQGYAQAQDYAAGPAVAGYQHQVQAQGLPDQFKLSASASIFVPRGAGPPPQQQQQHQPRHQQYQGQGGGAAPYAQQQRYMNGYKHHHQQQQHHQHQQHYNHHHNQHQQKFNNDMQKLSNSVQNRLHLNNQQQGSGNYYQQQQQQQNHHHHQQHSHQQQQYFQNQQQQQQQPSTSSAAASSSSSNSSQPDMATIALEYLDTVIHCLNQNPGQFDTIASRFLTIFDGMENNQFVLSIAMEDIFEKSIEQPNFRYMGAKLYNLLHMLNPKPDSLFHTLLKCKLDYHQEEVTKYMRSNEQQKVRETALFLAELYMQLRGEDDSRLQLIAVNIVYSLGKLLLSESNDNVRCLCQTLKLAGYDLTADCPKDMQEIITALQAIELKSPGKYAMAASVIALQQNNWGRKVSNALGGDEDTVAEPPRLSDEPVFYGPDGRELTAEETDFLAAEDDTGSDGEDFDGDGGELDLDAEMDEETERAYKEFCKQGKQKT, encoded by the exons ATGTCCGCGACCCTGGCGGCGGAGCTGGCGTCGGCGACGCTCGGCATCAGCGTGGAGCTGCAGCGAGAAT TGTTCGCCGAATCCAACGCCGCCACCGCAATGTCATGCCGCGCCCCCTTCCAGCCCGACGACCAGTATGAGCAGCTGCGCCGACCCAACGCTAGCGGCGGATCCGTGTCCGTGGCCGGTGTTATGCCGGCCGGAGCCGGTTTACCGCTAGATCAGCAGGCCCATCTATTCAACGATTACGGAGCCGCTGCAGCCGTCGCCGCCCAGGGCTATGCCCAGGCCCAGGACTACGCCGCTGGCCCGGCTGTAGCCGGCTATCAGCACCAGGTGCAGGCCCAAGGCCTTCCCGATCAGTTCAAGTTGTCGGCCTCGGCCTCTATTTTTGTGCCCCGAGGAGCTGGtccgccgccgcagcagcagcagcagcaccagccgCGCCATCAGCAATACCAGGGACAGGGCGGAGGAGCAGCCCCCTATGCACAGCAGCAGCGCTATATGAACGGCTATaagcatcatcatcagcagcagcagcaccaccagcatcagcagcactACAACCATCACCACAATCAGCATCAGCAGAAGTTCAACAACGACATGCAGAAGCTATCGAATTCCGTGCAGAACCGCCTGCACCTCAACAACCAGCAGCAGGGCTCGGGCAACTactaccagcagcagcagcagcag CAgaatcaccaccaccaccagcagcacagccaccagcagcagcagtattTCCAgaaccaacagcagcagcaacagcagccatcCACTTCGTCCGCAGCGGCCTCCTCGTCGTCCTCGAACTCATCGCAGCCAGACATGGCCACAATTGCATTGGAGTATCTCGATACAGTCATACATTGCCTTAACCAG AATCCGGGCCAATTTGATACCATTGCTTCACGCTTCCTGACCATTTTCGACGGCATGGAGAACAACCAGTTCGTCCTCTCCATTGCCATGGAGGACATCTTTGAGAAGTCCATTGAGCAACCGAACTTCCGTTACATGGGCGCCAAGCTGTACAACCTGCTGCACATGCTCAACCCGAAACCGGACTCTCTGTTCCACACGTTGCTGAAGTGCAAGCTGGACTACCACCAGGAGGAGGTCACCAAGTACATGCGCTCCAATGAGCAGCAGAAGGTGCGCGAGACGGCCCTCTTCCTCGCCGAACTGTATATGCAGTTGCGCGGGGAGGACGACTCCCGTCTCCAGTTGATTGCGGTGAACATTGTCTACTCGCTGGGCAAGCTACTGCTGAGCGAGAGCAACGACAACGTTCGCTGCCTGTGCCAGACCCTCAAGCTGGCTGGCTACGATCTAACGGCCGACTGCCCGAAGGACATGCAGGAGATTATCACAGCTTTGCAGGCCATTGAGCTCAAGTCCCCGGGCAAATACGCCATGGCAGCCAGCGTGATTGCCTTGCAGCAGAACAACTGGGGCAGGAAGGTGTCCAATGCCTTGGGCGGCGACGAAGATACCGTGGCGGAGCCGCCGCGCCTCAGCGATGAGCCAGTGTTCTATGGGCCCGATGGCCGTGAACTGACCGCCGAGGAGACCGACTTTCTGGCCGCCGAAGATGATACCGGCAGCGATGGCGAGGATTTCGATGGAGATGGCGGCGAACTGGACCTGGATGCGGAGATGGACGAGGAGACAGAGCGCGCCTACAAGGAGTTCTGCAAGCAGGGCAAGCAGAAGACCTAG
- the Paip1 gene encoding polyadenylate-binding protein-interacting protein 1 isoform X2, translated as MSCRAPFQPDDQYEQLRRPNASGGSVSVAGVMPAGAGLPLDQQAHLFNDYGAAAAVAAQGYAQAQDYAAGPAVAGYQHQVQAQGLPDQFKLSASASIFVPRGAGPPPQQQQQHQPRHQQYQGQGGGAAPYAQQQRYMNGYKHHHQQQQHHQHQQHYNHHHNQHQQKFNNDMQKLSNSVQNRLHLNNQQQGSGNYYQQQQQQVHQQNTHHHHQQQHQQQQQPHNQHAKFQRHAHLNNSFQQIAQQNHHHHQQHSHQQQQYFQNQQQQQQQPSTSSAAASSSSSNSSQPDMATIALEYLDTVIHCLNQNPGQFDTIASRFLTIFDGMENNQFVLSIAMEDIFEKSIEQPNFRYMGAKLYNLLHMLNPKPDSLFHTLLKCKLDYHQEEVTKYMRSNEQQKVRETALFLAELYMQLRGEDDSRLQLIAVNIVYSLGKLLLSESNDNVRCLCQTLKLAGYDLTADCPKDMQEIITALQAIELKSPGKYAMAASVIALQQNNWGRKVSNALGGDEDTVAEPPRLSDEPVFYGPDGRELTAEETDFLAAEDDTGSDGEDFDGDGGELDLDAEMDEETERAYKEFCKQGKQKT; from the exons ATGTCATGCCGCGCCCCCTTCCAGCCCGACGACCAGTATGAGCAGCTGCGCCGACCCAACGCTAGCGGCGGATCCGTGTCCGTGGCCGGTGTTATGCCGGCCGGAGCCGGTTTACCGCTAGATCAGCAGGCCCATCTATTCAACGATTACGGAGCCGCTGCAGCCGTCGCCGCCCAGGGCTATGCCCAGGCCCAGGACTACGCCGCTGGCCCGGCTGTAGCCGGCTATCAGCACCAGGTGCAGGCCCAAGGCCTTCCCGATCAGTTCAAGTTGTCGGCCTCGGCCTCTATTTTTGTGCCCCGAGGAGCTGGtccgccgccgcagcagcagcagcagcaccagccgCGCCATCAGCAATACCAGGGACAGGGCGGAGGAGCAGCCCCCTATGCACAGCAGCAGCGCTATATGAACGGCTATaagcatcatcatcagcagcagcagcaccaccagcatcagcagcactACAACCATCACCACAATCAGCATCAGCAGAAGTTCAACAACGACATGCAGAAGCTATCGAATTCCGTGCAGAACCGCCTGCACCTCAACAACCAGCAGCAGGGCTCGGGCAACTactaccagcagcagcagcagcaggtacACCAACAGAAcacacaccaccaccaccaacaacaacaccagcagcagcaacagccacaCAACCAACACGCCAAGTTCCAACGGCATGCCCACTTGAATAACTCATTCCAACAAATCGCACAGCAgaatcaccaccaccaccagcagcacagccaccagcagcagcagtattTCCAgaaccaacagcagcagcaacagcagccatcCACTTCGTCCGCAGCGGCCTCCTCGTCGTCCTCGAACTCATCGCAGCCAGACATGGCCACAATTGCATTGGAGTATCTCGATACAGTCATACATTGCCTTAACCAG AATCCGGGCCAATTTGATACCATTGCTTCACGCTTCCTGACCATTTTCGACGGCATGGAGAACAACCAGTTCGTCCTCTCCATTGCCATGGAGGACATCTTTGAGAAGTCCATTGAGCAACCGAACTTCCGTTACATGGGCGCCAAGCTGTACAACCTGCTGCACATGCTCAACCCGAAACCGGACTCTCTGTTCCACACGTTGCTGAAGTGCAAGCTGGACTACCACCAGGAGGAGGTCACCAAGTACATGCGCTCCAATGAGCAGCAGAAGGTGCGCGAGACGGCCCTCTTCCTCGCCGAACTGTATATGCAGTTGCGCGGGGAGGACGACTCCCGTCTCCAGTTGATTGCGGTGAACATTGTCTACTCGCTGGGCAAGCTACTGCTGAGCGAGAGCAACGACAACGTTCGCTGCCTGTGCCAGACCCTCAAGCTGGCTGGCTACGATCTAACGGCCGACTGCCCGAAGGACATGCAGGAGATTATCACAGCTTTGCAGGCCATTGAGCTCAAGTCCCCGGGCAAATACGCCATGGCAGCCAGCGTGATTGCCTTGCAGCAGAACAACTGGGGCAGGAAGGTGTCCAATGCCTTGGGCGGCGACGAAGATACCGTGGCGGAGCCGCCGCGCCTCAGCGATGAGCCAGTGTTCTATGGGCCCGATGGCCGTGAACTGACCGCCGAGGAGACCGACTTTCTGGCCGCCGAAGATGATACCGGCAGCGATGGCGAGGATTTCGATGGAGATGGCGGCGAACTGGACCTGGATGCGGAGATGGACGAGGAGACAGAGCGCGCCTACAAGGAGTTCTGCAAGCAGGGCAAGCAGAAGACCTAG
- the Paip1 gene encoding polyadenylate-binding protein-interacting protein 1 isoform X1 has product MSATLAAELASATLGISVELQRELFAESNAATAMSCRAPFQPDDQYEQLRRPNASGGSVSVAGVMPAGAGLPLDQQAHLFNDYGAAAAVAAQGYAQAQDYAAGPAVAGYQHQVQAQGLPDQFKLSASASIFVPRGAGPPPQQQQQHQPRHQQYQGQGGGAAPYAQQQRYMNGYKHHHQQQQHHQHQQHYNHHHNQHQQKFNNDMQKLSNSVQNRLHLNNQQQGSGNYYQQQQQQVHQQNTHHHHQQQHQQQQQPHNQHAKFQRHAHLNNSFQQIAQQNHHHHQQHSHQQQQYFQNQQQQQQQPSTSSAAASSSSSNSSQPDMATIALEYLDTVIHCLNQNPGQFDTIASRFLTIFDGMENNQFVLSIAMEDIFEKSIEQPNFRYMGAKLYNLLHMLNPKPDSLFHTLLKCKLDYHQEEVTKYMRSNEQQKVRETALFLAELYMQLRGEDDSRLQLIAVNIVYSLGKLLLSESNDNVRCLCQTLKLAGYDLTADCPKDMQEIITALQAIELKSPGKYAMAASVIALQQNNWGRKVSNALGGDEDTVAEPPRLSDEPVFYGPDGRELTAEETDFLAAEDDTGSDGEDFDGDGGELDLDAEMDEETERAYKEFCKQGKQKT; this is encoded by the exons ATGTCCGCGACCCTGGCGGCGGAGCTGGCGTCGGCGACGCTCGGCATCAGCGTGGAGCTGCAGCGAGAAT TGTTCGCCGAATCCAACGCCGCCACCGCAATGTCATGCCGCGCCCCCTTCCAGCCCGACGACCAGTATGAGCAGCTGCGCCGACCCAACGCTAGCGGCGGATCCGTGTCCGTGGCCGGTGTTATGCCGGCCGGAGCCGGTTTACCGCTAGATCAGCAGGCCCATCTATTCAACGATTACGGAGCCGCTGCAGCCGTCGCCGCCCAGGGCTATGCCCAGGCCCAGGACTACGCCGCTGGCCCGGCTGTAGCCGGCTATCAGCACCAGGTGCAGGCCCAAGGCCTTCCCGATCAGTTCAAGTTGTCGGCCTCGGCCTCTATTTTTGTGCCCCGAGGAGCTGGtccgccgccgcagcagcagcagcagcaccagccgCGCCATCAGCAATACCAGGGACAGGGCGGAGGAGCAGCCCCCTATGCACAGCAGCAGCGCTATATGAACGGCTATaagcatcatcatcagcagcagcagcaccaccagcatcagcagcactACAACCATCACCACAATCAGCATCAGCAGAAGTTCAACAACGACATGCAGAAGCTATCGAATTCCGTGCAGAACCGCCTGCACCTCAACAACCAGCAGCAGGGCTCGGGCAACTactaccagcagcagcagcagcaggtacACCAACAGAAcacacaccaccaccaccaacaacaacaccagcagcagcaacagccacaCAACCAACACGCCAAGTTCCAACGGCATGCCCACTTGAATAACTCATTCCAACAAATCGCACAGCAgaatcaccaccaccaccagcagcacagccaccagcagcagcagtattTCCAgaaccaacagcagcagcaacagcagccatcCACTTCGTCCGCAGCGGCCTCCTCGTCGTCCTCGAACTCATCGCAGCCAGACATGGCCACAATTGCATTGGAGTATCTCGATACAGTCATACATTGCCTTAACCAG AATCCGGGCCAATTTGATACCATTGCTTCACGCTTCCTGACCATTTTCGACGGCATGGAGAACAACCAGTTCGTCCTCTCCATTGCCATGGAGGACATCTTTGAGAAGTCCATTGAGCAACCGAACTTCCGTTACATGGGCGCCAAGCTGTACAACCTGCTGCACATGCTCAACCCGAAACCGGACTCTCTGTTCCACACGTTGCTGAAGTGCAAGCTGGACTACCACCAGGAGGAGGTCACCAAGTACATGCGCTCCAATGAGCAGCAGAAGGTGCGCGAGACGGCCCTCTTCCTCGCCGAACTGTATATGCAGTTGCGCGGGGAGGACGACTCCCGTCTCCAGTTGATTGCGGTGAACATTGTCTACTCGCTGGGCAAGCTACTGCTGAGCGAGAGCAACGACAACGTTCGCTGCCTGTGCCAGACCCTCAAGCTGGCTGGCTACGATCTAACGGCCGACTGCCCGAAGGACATGCAGGAGATTATCACAGCTTTGCAGGCCATTGAGCTCAAGTCCCCGGGCAAATACGCCATGGCAGCCAGCGTGATTGCCTTGCAGCAGAACAACTGGGGCAGGAAGGTGTCCAATGCCTTGGGCGGCGACGAAGATACCGTGGCGGAGCCGCCGCGCCTCAGCGATGAGCCAGTGTTCTATGGGCCCGATGGCCGTGAACTGACCGCCGAGGAGACCGACTTTCTGGCCGCCGAAGATGATACCGGCAGCGATGGCGAGGATTTCGATGGAGATGGCGGCGAACTGGACCTGGATGCGGAGATGGACGAGGAGACAGAGCGCGCCTACAAGGAGTTCTGCAAGCAGGGCAAGCAGAAGACCTAG